A window of the Acidithiobacillus thiooxidans ATCC 19377 genome harbors these coding sequences:
- a CDS encoding tetratricopeptide repeat protein, protein MSTLLCRQCICYVAFGLTVIPVAATAGELVVHHVPEFRVHVTEMPKSVAGMSVNKLVKWAHAGDPAAENALGVHYFYGRGIPKNQQKADIWFRKSAESGNANGAFHLAFAYNFGEGVPTNTHKAVYWWQQSAKDRKK, encoded by the coding sequence ATGTCCACGCTCTTATGTCGCCAGTGCATTTGCTACGTTGCTTTTGGTCTCACCGTAATTCCCGTTGCAGCAACGGCTGGTGAGTTAGTGGTTCATCACGTCCCCGAATTTCGAGTGCATGTAACGGAGATGCCAAAATCAGTGGCAGGAATGTCTGTGAATAAACTTGTAAAATGGGCGCATGCTGGAGATCCTGCAGCAGAAAATGCCTTAGGTGTGCACTATTTTTATGGGAGAGGGATTCCAAAAAACCAGCAAAAAGCAGATATCTGGTTTCGTAAGTCGGCAGAATCCGGAAACGCCAATGGGGCTTTTCATCTGGCCTTCGCCTACAACTTCGGCGAGGGTGTACCAACCAACACGCATAAAGCCGTTTATTGGTGGCAACAATCTGCAAAAGATCGCAAGAAATGA
- a CDS encoding IS630 family transposase, giving the protein MSVKELAKVSGAHPTTIKGWLARAPYRRRKRAGREAPRSAGRGACRKLTLAAEAWIRDQIVKGNPQQIKLPFALWTRPAIRALIRDHFGADLQERLMGKYLKRWGFTPQRPVKRALEQNPEVVRQWLEQDYPRLRAQAAQEGAEIYWGDETAVKEDAHWVRGYAPRGQTPVLAVPARWATLSMISAISPQGKVAFQIVEGSIDAERFITFLTALIQDAPQKTYLVVDNLRVHHAKVVTAWLADKKDRIELAFLPPYAPESNPDEYLNRDFKTALRKGAVSTDKNSIAKMRGRETTLAYVPMSEATELK; this is encoded by the coding sequence ATGAGCGTGAAAGAGTTGGCCAAGGTATCTGGCGCACATCCTACGACCATTAAAGGCTGGTTGGCGCGGGCGCCGTACAGAAGGAGAAAAAGGGCTGGGAGAGAAGCGCCGAGGTCGGCCGGTAGAGGTGCCTGTCGCAAACTGACCCTGGCCGCCGAGGCCTGGATACGCGATCAGATCGTCAAGGGTAACCCTCAGCAAATAAAGTTGCCTTTTGCGCTCTGGACGCGACCGGCGATACGCGCGCTGATTCGAGATCATTTTGGGGCGGATCTACAGGAGCGTCTGATGGGTAAGTATCTCAAGCGTTGGGGCTTCACTCCACAACGCCCTGTCAAAAGGGCATTGGAGCAGAATCCAGAAGTAGTCCGTCAGTGGTTGGAACAGGATTATCCCCGCCTGCGCGCGCAAGCGGCCCAAGAGGGAGCGGAGATTTATTGGGGGGACGAGACGGCCGTCAAGGAAGATGCCCATTGGGTGCGCGGGTATGCGCCTCGGGGACAAACGCCGGTATTGGCGGTTCCCGCCCGATGGGCCACGCTCTCCATGATCTCGGCGATTTCTCCGCAGGGCAAAGTCGCTTTCCAGATTGTCGAAGGCAGCATTGATGCGGAGCGTTTCATCACCTTTCTCACTGCCTTGATTCAGGACGCGCCCCAGAAAACCTATCTGGTCGTCGATAATCTGCGGGTGCATCATGCCAAAGTGGTAACGGCCTGGCTGGCAGATAAAAAAGACCGCATTGAACTGGCCTTTCTGCCGCCCTACGCGCCAGAATCCAACCCCGACGAATACCTGAATCGGGATTTCAAAACTGCTCTGCGCAAAGGTGCAGTCAGTACGGACAAAAACTCTATAGCAAAAATGCGGGGACGAGAGACGACACTCGCATATGTACCCATGTCGGAGGCAACTGAACTCAAATGA
- a CDS encoding cellulase family glycosylhydrolase: MKQSLRIALAAALPAVVLACIACVSNQALANTTPAQTPAPSAATSGVAVVDGRLVVAGTNQLFIPRGFTSVSLAYPTQYAATLCSRHFRASPAAANLQEAQAAMTATAMPGFGYNPSLEAMVKDWHANTVRFNLSQGALQYEYTHGLSAYTDMVRNVIEQARSAGLIVILCMQTERYSCTPYEDGGLQKLPDLRTEQAWKQLLDSRLTHDKGVILEVFNEPSTTRACDDGTFRHPDWKSWARGCGREPDQGMLTVGRWLRQQAPENVLLFMGDGVDFGFSGFTVPHGMPPNSAYSVHPYQYVVRGNLTDSIHVWNTRFGNLAATGHAVIATEWDEGLKHCPNDPNQTITRYFIQRYLPAHAIGITVYGWDAPVQAAGYIINSYNYPGNTATYQFVDPNSDGCGHDAGRILQKTFRAEAVQ; encoded by the coding sequence ATGAAACAATCGCTGCGTATCGCCCTTGCTGCTGCACTCCCGGCGGTAGTTCTTGCGTGTATCGCGTGCGTGAGCAATCAGGCTCTGGCCAATACTACCCCTGCGCAAACCCCCGCTCCGTCTGCTGCGACTTCAGGAGTGGCCGTCGTGGACGGACGGTTAGTCGTGGCTGGAACCAATCAATTATTTATACCGCGAGGATTCACCTCGGTTTCCTTGGCCTATCCCACGCAGTACGCTGCCACTTTATGTAGCAGGCATTTTCGTGCCTCTCCCGCAGCAGCCAATCTTCAGGAAGCACAGGCCGCCATGACGGCGACCGCAATGCCTGGTTTCGGTTATAACCCGTCCTTGGAAGCGATGGTAAAGGACTGGCACGCCAATACGGTACGTTTCAATCTCAGCCAGGGAGCACTGCAGTACGAATATACTCACGGGCTTTCTGCCTACACCGACATGGTGCGCAACGTGATTGAACAGGCGCGAAGCGCCGGCCTTATCGTTATCTTGTGCATGCAAACCGAGCGATACAGTTGTACGCCTTATGAGGATGGAGGACTCCAGAAGCTGCCCGATCTCCGGACCGAACAAGCCTGGAAACAACTCCTGGATTCGCGTTTGACGCATGATAAGGGCGTGATACTGGAAGTCTTTAACGAGCCTTCAACGACTCGCGCATGCGATGACGGTACCTTCAGGCATCCTGACTGGAAATCCTGGGCGCGTGGCTGTGGCAGAGAGCCCGATCAGGGCATGCTCACGGTAGGGAGATGGCTTCGTCAGCAAGCTCCAGAAAATGTCCTTCTTTTCATGGGTGACGGTGTGGATTTTGGTTTCTCCGGCTTCACTGTGCCGCATGGAATGCCGCCTAACTCAGCCTACAGCGTGCATCCCTATCAGTATGTGGTGCGCGGAAATCTAACCGACAGTATCCATGTATGGAATACACGGTTTGGAAATCTGGCAGCCACCGGTCATGCCGTCATCGCTACAGAATGGGACGAGGGCCTCAAACATTGTCCGAATGATCCGAATCAGACCATCACCCGATACTTTATTCAGCGATATCTCCCAGCGCATGCTATTGGGATAACCGTTTACGGGTGGGATGCTCCCGTTCAAGCGGCTGGTTATATCATCAACAGCTACAACTACCCCGGAAATACGGCCACGTATCAATTTGTAGATCCTAATTCTGATGGATGTGGCCATGACGCAGGGAGGATCCTACAAAAGACATTCCGGGCTGAAGCTGTCCAGTGA
- a CDS encoding YMGG-like glycine zipper-containing protein: MQYPLRLKFGHHRYGLKVLALGFCLIAMTGCANMSPTGQRALSGGAIGAAGGAVLGAVVGGNPAVGAAVGGAAGAATGALMH; the protein is encoded by the coding sequence ATGCAATATCCCCTTCGATTAAAATTCGGTCATCACCGGTACGGGTTAAAAGTTCTGGCGTTGGGTTTTTGTCTGATCGCCATGACTGGCTGCGCCAATATGAGCCCCACAGGACAACGCGCACTGAGTGGTGGGGCTATCGGTGCTGCGGGCGGTGCAGTGCTGGGTGCTGTTGTGGGTGGCAATCCGGCCGTAGGGGCCGCAGTGGGCGGTGCAGCAGGAGCAGCAACCGGCGCTTTGATGCACTGA
- the tnpA gene encoding IS200/IS605 family transposase, translated as MDERLSLRHSKWECKYHIVFIPKCRRRVLYGQLRNDLGEVFRALSRHKESRIEEGHLMVDHGHMLISIPPKYAVSSVVGYIKGKSAIHLARTYGERKRKSVGQHFWARGYFVSTVGRDEAMIRYYIRHQEKEDEGVDQLNIWS; from the coding sequence ATGGACGAGAGATTGAGCCTAAGGCACAGCAAGTGGGAGTGTAAATATCACATAGTATTTATTCCGAAGTGCCGACGTAGGGTGTTGTATGGTCAGTTACGGAATGATCTTGGTGAGGTATTTCGGGCTTTGTCCCGGCATAAGGAAAGCCGGATAGAAGAAGGACATCTGATGGTTGACCATGGGCATATGCTGATTTCGATACCGCCGAAGTACGCAGTATCCAGTGTGGTGGGTTACATCAAGGGCAAGAGCGCGATCCATTTAGCACGGACTTACGGTGAACGGAAGCGTAAGTCCGTGGGTCAGCATTTTTGGGCGCGCGGGTATTTTGTATCGACGGTGGGCAGAGATGAAGCGATGATTCGGTATTATATTCGCCATCAGGAGAAAGAGGATGAAGGAGTAGATCAGTTGAACATATGGAGCTGA